The following coding sequences are from one Nitrospira sp. CR1.1 window:
- a CDS encoding aminomethyl transferase family protein, whose protein sequence is MKSSRLHDQHQQLGATFEDITGWSVPAHYGDVAAEHAAVRNSVGISDLSHRGKFRVTGDDRIKWLQSIISNDILPLPPGQGRYSSFLTHKGKMLGYFRVYIQSDAVWIEDVGEVGDATFQALRKFLLYGTKAKMENGSESWGLLLVSGPKSAEVVSAAFGVEVHALELLQTIPATVSGQPALIMRTEETGEQDLEILLPVDGLATAWSQLMTAGAPFAIKPVGAQARELLRIEAGLPKAGPDLNEEIVPPEANLEGKAFSLSKGCYPGQEVVARMDTYGNVRRHLVGLVIQDQSVPARGSKLFSGEREVGWVSSAVFSPQRNAVLAFGFPLRDFSAPDTDLTVEAAGRRHQATVHALPFYVRP, encoded by the coding sequence ATGAAATCATCACGGCTCCATGATCAACACCAGCAGCTCGGCGCCACGTTCGAAGACATCACGGGATGGTCTGTGCCGGCGCACTATGGCGACGTCGCGGCGGAACATGCCGCCGTGCGCAACAGCGTCGGGATTTCGGACCTGTCCCACCGCGGGAAATTCCGGGTAACCGGCGATGACCGCATCAAGTGGCTCCAGAGCATTATCAGCAACGACATTCTTCCCCTTCCTCCTGGACAGGGCCGCTACTCCAGCTTCCTTACTCACAAGGGCAAAATGCTGGGCTATTTCCGGGTGTACATCCAGAGCGACGCCGTGTGGATCGAAGATGTGGGCGAGGTCGGGGATGCTACGTTTCAAGCCCTGCGCAAGTTCCTGCTTTACGGCACCAAGGCGAAGATGGAGAACGGTTCCGAGAGCTGGGGACTGCTGCTAGTGAGCGGGCCGAAATCAGCGGAAGTGGTGTCAGCCGCCTTCGGCGTCGAGGTCCATGCATTGGAACTCCTGCAGACCATTCCCGCCACGGTCAGCGGCCAGCCGGCGCTGATCATGCGCACGGAAGAAACCGGCGAACAGGATCTGGAAATTTTACTGCCCGTCGATGGGCTCGCCACCGCATGGAGTCAACTCATGACTGCCGGAGCGCCTTTCGCTATCAAACCCGTCGGCGCGCAGGCGCGCGAACTGTTGCGGATCGAGGCGGGTCTCCCCAAGGCCGGACCCGATCTCAATGAAGAAATCGTGCCGCCTGAAGCGAACTTGGAAGGCAAAGCCTTCAGCCTCTCGAAGGGTTGTTACCCGGGGCAGGAAGTGGTGGCGCGGATGGATACCTATGGGAACGTTCGGCGGCACCTGGTCGGGTTAGTGATTCAGGATCAATCGGTTCCGGCGAGGGGCTCCAAGTTGTTCAGCGGAGAGCGGGAGGTGGGATGGGTCAGCAGCGCCGTCTTTTCGCCGCAGCGAAATGCCGTACTGGCATTCGGGTTTCCGCTACGCGATTTTTCTGCGCCGGACACCGACCTCACGGTGGAAGCGGCAGGGAGGCGCCATCAAGCCACCGTCCATGCCCTTCCGTTCTACGTTCGTCCATAG
- a CDS encoding DUF4440 domain-containing protein produces MVEQRIEEITRANLAFYAAFESLDMLQMDKVWAHLEYVTCIHPGWTLRSDWPAVRDSWVLIFNNTFSMKFELSDVQVQVAGDLGWVICTEHLTSRQDDQPVETRVLATNLFERIGDEWLMIHHHGSPVMG; encoded by the coding sequence GTGGTCGAACAACGTATCGAAGAAATCACCCGCGCGAATCTAGCGTTTTACGCCGCCTTTGAAAGCCTGGATATGCTCCAGATGGACAAAGTGTGGGCGCATCTCGAGTACGTTACCTGCATTCACCCAGGCTGGACCCTCCGAAGCGACTGGCCCGCAGTGCGCGATTCCTGGGTGCTCATCTTCAATAACACCTTCTCCATGAAATTCGAACTGTCCGACGTGCAGGTCCAGGTTGCAGGCGACCTGGGCTGGGTGATCTGTACCGAGCACCTCACCAGCCGGCAGGACGACCAGCCGGTTGAAACCCGCGTGCTCGCGACCAATCTTTTTGAACGGATCGGTGATGAGTGGTTGATGATTCATCACCACGGCAGCCCTGTAATGGGGTGA
- a CDS encoding response regulator, protein MRVLLVEDHPDVRCLFEQVIRARGHEVMACADGESAAEAYGQRPYDLVLLDWELRGGGMDGLQLCRSIRSGPGGDRCVIVMITAHDSPESLRAALQAGVNDYLAKPVGVEFLRLRLTIAEQWVESVRRRFAAEDEAQALQSQLADHGKFHDLIGRSPSMVVLYEEIQQIAAVDATVLIEGETGTGKELVARAIHLSSRRAPHTFLAVNCAGFTDSILGSQLFGHKKGAFTGAIDSQEGVFEAARGGTIFLDEIGDISPAVQTSLLRVLQEREVTRLGESKPRKVDVRVVVATHHNLAADVEKGTFRRDLLYRIKVARLRLAPLRERPSDIPLLVHAFLGQFRSVMEKPVLRVSPEALQVLTSYSWPGNVRELKSAVESALIHCKGTVMRTEDLPPEVRSPEPQATYVPLQRQDERTRMLAALQRTGGNRSEAARLLGMSRRTFYRRLAEYDVAASAEIGTDSLQ, encoded by the coding sequence ATGCGCGTATTGCTGGTGGAGGATCATCCCGATGTCCGGTGCCTGTTCGAGCAGGTGATCAGAGCGCGCGGGCATGAGGTGATGGCCTGCGCCGATGGTGAATCAGCAGCGGAGGCCTATGGCCAGCGGCCATATGATCTGGTGCTGCTCGATTGGGAATTGCGCGGGGGTGGAATGGATGGACTGCAGCTGTGCCGGAGTATTCGATCCGGTCCCGGCGGAGATCGCTGCGTCATCGTCATGATCACCGCACACGACTCTCCGGAATCATTGCGGGCGGCGCTTCAGGCCGGGGTCAACGACTATCTGGCCAAGCCCGTTGGCGTCGAGTTCTTACGATTACGTTTGACGATTGCCGAACAGTGGGTGGAGAGTGTGCGGCGCCGCTTCGCGGCTGAAGATGAGGCTCAAGCGCTGCAGTCGCAGCTGGCCGACCACGGCAAGTTTCATGACCTGATCGGCCGAAGTCCGTCTATGGTGGTGTTGTACGAAGAGATTCAACAGATTGCGGCGGTGGATGCGACGGTGTTGATCGAGGGGGAAACCGGCACGGGCAAGGAATTGGTGGCCCGTGCGATCCATCTTTCCAGCCGCCGCGCGCCGCACACATTTCTTGCCGTCAATTGCGCGGGATTCACCGATTCGATTCTAGGTAGCCAACTATTCGGTCACAAAAAGGGGGCCTTTACCGGGGCTATCGACAGCCAGGAGGGAGTCTTTGAGGCCGCGCGGGGAGGGACCATTTTTCTGGACGAGATCGGCGATATTTCCCCTGCCGTACAGACGAGCCTCCTGCGTGTCCTGCAGGAGCGGGAAGTGACGAGATTGGGAGAATCCAAGCCTCGGAAGGTCGACGTCCGGGTCGTGGTCGCGACCCATCACAATCTTGCGGCGGACGTGGAGAAAGGGACCTTCCGGAGGGATTTGCTATATCGGATCAAGGTGGCGCGCCTCCGGCTCGCCCCGCTCCGCGAACGGCCGTCGGATATCCCGCTCCTGGTCCATGCGTTTCTCGGACAATTTCGTTCCGTGATGGAAAAGCCAGTGCTCCGAGTGAGTCCCGAGGCGCTCCAGGTGTTGACCAGCTATTCCTGGCCAGGGAATGTTCGTGAGTTGAAAAGTGCCGTGGAGTCAGCGTTGATTCACTGCAAAGGGACCGTGATGCGGACGGAGGATCTCCCGCCTGAAGTCCGCAGTCCGGAGCCACAGGCGACCTATGTTCCGCTTCAGCGTCAGGACGAGCGAACCCGCATGCTGGCGGCGTTGCAGCGGACCGGCGGCAACCGTTCGGAGGCCGCGCGCTTGCTGGGAATGAGCCGGAGAACGTTCTACCGTCGTCTGGCTGAATACGATGTAGCCGCCTCGGCCGAGATCGGTACGGATTCCTTGCAGTGA
- a CDS encoding PAS domain S-box protein — translation MLVTIGLLTAGIFALDVAIPLGHVMWLLYMLPLWLTARFASPLASLRYASLCTILLGAGLWFAPPGVEVATAIVNRTMGVGLLWGMAYLLSQRREVESALRSANSRLEQRVAEQTQDLIAADDRLSMQLTEQRQVEAALHESRQRFELAAECADVGVWEWDLATGSAYYSLRWKSQLGCTESDIGPTVADWESRLHPDEQAQVLATVALFQQGYTKQYRLDHRLRHQDGSYRWMAALGSGVCDEQGRMTRMTGIHLDITARKEADDARRESEKRYRDLVEHAGDIIFRTDAAGRFTYCNPTSLRILGYLPEELLGRHYLEIVQPQSRAQAERFYGRQFIRKTSRTVYELPVATKDGREVWLGQHTQLLMDGNAVNGFQVVAREITERKQVEQALRESEERFSKAFHSSPAGMAISRLEDGRVLDVNEAFVRVSGFSRDELVGMSSLDIGMWVNPDDRRQLAETLRRDGFLRQLEKEFRTKSGELRHGLFNVEPVCIGQENCVLTLVLDITRRTEAEAALRRSQSVLHAHQQALMRLIKSRHIGSGNWPSALKELMYNSAETMAVDRASVWLLDRSGAVLECAELYERAQARHSRGARLDVAQYPRYFNELLEEQVVDADDVASDPRTAELLQPYLQTLGIVSLLDVPIFFGGRLAGVVCHERIGWARKWSNEETQFAMSIGNLVTLAYEAKQRQEAEQALVTAKEAAEFANRAKSDFLATMSHEIRTPMNAIIGMADLLSETPLNEDQQEYVQIFRDAGSNLLSLINDVLDLSKIEAGYLDLDLTDFDLSDVVQRAAELVAVRASEKNLELAYQIQPDVPTSLVGDPNRLRQVLLNLLGNAIKFTEQGEVVLRVECDPLADGPGNLLFTVRDTGIGIPHDKLAVIFERFTQVDSSMTRPYSGTGLGLTISRRLVERMGGRMWVESEPGHGSMFSFTAKFAAHAQPASAIPPAQWEQLAGLHTLIIDDNATNRLIVRETLTGWGIPSAEAAGGNEAVMELHRALKAGVPYRLVILDVRMPKLSGWQVAEIIARSPGLAGLSIIMLTSERRAGDQGRAREYGVVRFLTKPFRRSDLFNAMMAVMGRTASTGNPGPVTQPRSGTHVVEPSGLKILLAEDFVDNRRMMEFYFKTTPHRVETAANGQVALEMFMHGSYDLVLMDVQMPVMDGYAATRAIRAWEKDQGRRPTAILALTANALPSEVQRSLDAGCTAHLTKPIRKARLLEAIELYLQTVDSSAPPTPSVDEEVVVLHVNGELEPLMPGFLEHRRHDVIQITEALSREDFEMMREIGHGLKGAGGTYGVEAITAYGRSLETAAVRKDAADAREILERLSRFLTRLHVIYE, via the coding sequence ATGCTAGTCACTATAGGCCTGCTGACCGCCGGAATTTTTGCCCTGGATGTGGCGATTCCGCTGGGGCATGTCATGTGGCTTCTGTATATGCTTCCACTGTGGTTGACTGCGCGGTTCGCTTCGCCTCTGGCCTCACTGCGCTATGCATCGTTGTGTACGATCTTGCTGGGCGCCGGGCTTTGGTTTGCACCTCCCGGTGTTGAAGTCGCAACGGCGATCGTTAATCGTACAATGGGAGTCGGGTTGCTTTGGGGCATGGCCTATCTACTCTCCCAGCGGCGCGAAGTGGAGAGTGCGCTTCGTTCAGCCAATAGCCGGTTGGAACAGCGCGTGGCGGAGCAGACGCAGGATCTGATCGCTGCCGATGATCGTCTATCGATGCAATTGACCGAACAGCGGCAGGTTGAGGCGGCATTACATGAGAGTCGCCAACGGTTTGAATTGGCGGCGGAATGCGCGGATGTGGGCGTGTGGGAATGGGATCTGGCAACCGGGTCAGCCTACTACTCTCTTCGATGGAAAAGTCAGCTTGGCTGCACGGAGTCGGACATCGGTCCTACGGTCGCCGATTGGGAATCGCGTCTCCATCCGGATGAACAGGCGCAAGTCCTGGCAACGGTCGCGCTGTTTCAGCAGGGATATACCAAGCAGTATCGCTTGGATCATCGCCTCCGGCATCAGGACGGTTCATACCGATGGATGGCCGCGTTGGGCTCGGGGGTATGCGACGAGCAGGGCCGGATGACTCGGATGACCGGCATTCATCTGGATATTACGGCGAGGAAAGAGGCCGATGATGCTAGGAGGGAGAGCGAGAAGCGCTACCGCGATTTAGTCGAGCACGCCGGGGATATCATTTTTCGAACCGATGCCGCCGGGCGGTTCACGTACTGCAATCCTACTTCATTGCGAATTCTCGGTTATCTGCCGGAGGAACTTCTCGGCCGCCATTATCTGGAGATTGTTCAGCCGCAAAGTCGTGCTCAGGCCGAGCGGTTTTACGGCCGACAGTTTATCCGTAAAACGTCTCGGACGGTGTACGAGTTGCCGGTCGCGACCAAAGATGGCCGGGAAGTATGGCTGGGGCAGCATACGCAACTGTTGATGGACGGGAACGCCGTCAACGGTTTTCAGGTGGTGGCGCGCGAAATTACCGAACGGAAGCAGGTGGAGCAGGCGTTGCGGGAGAGTGAGGAGCGATTTTCAAAGGCTTTTCATAGCAGTCCGGCAGGAATGGCCATCAGCCGCCTTGAGGATGGGCGGGTGCTCGATGTCAATGAGGCGTTCGTGCGGGTCTCCGGATTTTCTCGGGACGAGCTGGTCGGCATGTCCTCGCTCGATATCGGTATGTGGGTCAATCCGGACGACCGTCGACAATTAGCCGAGACGTTACGGCGGGACGGTTTTCTCCGGCAGCTGGAGAAAGAGTTTCGTACAAAGTCCGGCGAACTTCGGCACGGCCTCTTCAATGTAGAACCGGTCTGTATCGGACAAGAGAACTGCGTGCTGACGCTGGTGCTGGATATCACCAGGCGCACCGAGGCGGAAGCGGCGCTGCGTCGCAGCCAATCGGTGCTCCACGCGCATCAGCAGGCACTCATGCGTTTAATCAAAAGCCGGCATATCGGTTCGGGGAACTGGCCGTCCGCGCTGAAAGAGCTCATGTACAACTCCGCGGAGACCATGGCTGTGGACCGCGCCAGTGTTTGGTTGCTGGACCGTAGCGGAGCGGTGCTGGAATGCGCAGAACTCTATGAACGAGCCCAGGCTCGGCATTCGCGCGGGGCGCGTCTCGATGTCGCGCAGTACCCCCGATACTTTAACGAGTTGCTGGAGGAGCAAGTGGTCGATGCGGATGATGTCGCCAGTGATCCGCGCACCGCTGAATTACTGCAGCCCTATCTTCAAACATTGGGGATTGTTTCGTTGTTGGACGTGCCGATTTTCTTCGGCGGTCGCCTGGCCGGAGTCGTCTGCCACGAACGAATCGGATGGGCGCGTAAGTGGAGCAACGAAGAAACACAGTTCGCCATGTCTATCGGGAATTTGGTCACCTTGGCCTATGAGGCGAAGCAACGGCAGGAAGCGGAACAGGCCTTGGTCACCGCGAAGGAGGCCGCCGAATTCGCCAATCGGGCAAAGAGCGATTTCCTGGCCACCATGAGCCATGAGATCCGCACGCCCATGAATGCGATCATCGGCATGGCCGATCTGCTGTCGGAGACGCCGCTGAATGAGGATCAACAAGAGTACGTCCAGATTTTTCGAGATGCCGGAAGTAACTTGCTGAGTTTGATCAACGATGTGCTCGACTTGTCGAAGATCGAAGCCGGCTATTTGGATTTGGATCTGACAGACTTCGACCTCAGTGACGTGGTGCAGCGCGCGGCAGAGTTGGTGGCAGTTCGCGCCAGCGAAAAAAATCTGGAGTTGGCCTATCAGATCCAGCCTGATGTTCCAACCTCACTCGTCGGTGATCCGAACCGCCTTCGGCAGGTGCTCCTGAACCTGTTAGGCAATGCCATCAAGTTTACGGAACAGGGAGAGGTCGTCTTGCGCGTGGAGTGTGACCCGCTGGCAGACGGCCCTGGCAATCTGCTGTTCACGGTGCGTGATACCGGCATTGGAATTCCTCACGACAAGCTAGCCGTCATCTTTGAACGCTTCACTCAAGTGGACTCTTCGATGACGCGGCCCTATAGCGGCACGGGGCTTGGCCTGACGATCTCCCGGCGTCTGGTCGAGCGGATGGGTGGCAGAATGTGGGTGGAGAGCGAGCCGGGGCATGGCAGCATGTTCAGTTTCACCGCCAAGTTTGCCGCGCATGCTCAGCCGGCTTCCGCGATTCCTCCGGCGCAATGGGAACAACTCGCAGGGTTGCACACCTTGATCATCGACGACAATGCGACCAATCGTCTGATTGTTCGGGAAACCCTGACGGGCTGGGGTATTCCTTCGGCGGAGGCGGCTGGAGGGAACGAGGCGGTGATGGAGTTGCATCGTGCGCTCAAGGCCGGCGTGCCCTATCGTCTGGTGATTTTGGATGTGCGCATGCCGAAACTCAGCGGCTGGCAGGTGGCCGAGATCATCGCACGATCGCCGGGTCTGGCCGGACTGTCGATTATCATGCTGACATCGGAACGGCGCGCCGGTGACCAGGGTCGGGCCCGCGAATATGGGGTCGTACGGTTTCTCACGAAGCCCTTTCGACGCTCCGATCTGTTCAACGCCATGATGGCCGTGATGGGCAGGACGGCATCAACCGGGAACCCTGGGCCAGTGACTCAACCTCGATCAGGGACTCACGTAGTTGAACCGTCCGGTCTGAAGATTCTTCTGGCTGAAGATTTTGTCGACAACCGCCGCATGATGGAGTTTTATTTCAAGACGACGCCGCACCGGGTGGAGACGGCGGCGAATGGTCAGGTTGCGCTCGAGATGTTCATGCACGGATCCTATGATCTGGTCCTGATGGATGTTCAGATGCCCGTGATGGACGGGTATGCCGCAACGAGAGCGATCCGCGCATGGGAAAAAGACCAGGGCCGCCGTCCCACCGCCATCCTGGCGCTGACGGCCAATGCGTTGCCGAGCGAAGTGCAGCGCAGTCTTGATGCGGGATGCACCGCGCACCTCACGAAACCCATCCGCAAGGCCCGGCTGCTGGAGGCAATTGAATTATATCTCCAAACCGTCGATTCATCCGCGCCACCTACGCCGTCTGTTGATGAAGAAGTCGTCGTGCTCCATGTCAACGGGGAGCTTGAACCGCTCATGCCTGGGTTTCTGGAGCATCGGCGCCACGACGTGATCCAGATAACGGAGGCGTTGAGCCGTGAAGATTTTGAGATGATGCGGGAGATCGGCCACGGTCTCAAGGGCGCCGGCGGAACGTACGGGGTTGAAGCGATTACAGCATACGGGCGGTCATTGGAGACGGCGGCCGTGCGCAAAGATGCCGCCGATGCGCGTGAGATTCTGGAACGGCTCAGCCGGTTTCTGACTCGGCTGCACGTGATCTATGAGTAA
- a CDS encoding ATP-binding cassette domain-containing protein — protein MTDIAISARHVSKEYVIAGIHHDTLRDRIAHACRSLLGRRAGKVVAPRAFQALNDVSFDVMEGEVLGVIGHNGAGKSTLLKVLSRITEPTGGEVDLYGRVTSLLEVGTGFHAELTGRENVYLNAAMLGMRKVDIDHRFDAIVEFSGTQQFIDTPVKRYSSGMYVRLAFSVAAHLDPEILIVDEVLSVGDGAFQKKCMGKMDEVRRDGRTVILVSHDLPVVASLCQRAILLRQGRVVGDGQPQQIIEQYMSEAFTDSGTSLADRTDRYTKGELTVQAIAFLDEKLNPVQPVVSGQHLVIRVQYRCHVRKVFKDMRVMIVVNRDERATCIFSTDLVSRTPLDLEGSGYVDFHVPHLPLCGGRYFLHAAIENNTVTQDWVQYAAELQVLDGDYYGTGRMYPHDGWRGKGMFVDHSWRFERTS, from the coding sequence ATGACTGATATTGCAATTTCCGCGCGGCATGTGAGCAAGGAATATGTTATCGCAGGGATTCATCATGACACCCTGCGGGATCGAATCGCCCATGCCTGTCGATCTCTTCTAGGACGACGGGCCGGGAAGGTTGTGGCCCCACGAGCCTTTCAGGCTTTGAACGATGTCTCGTTCGATGTCATGGAAGGCGAGGTGTTGGGAGTGATCGGGCATAATGGGGCCGGGAAAAGCACCCTCTTGAAGGTGCTGTCCCGCATCACGGAACCAACAGGCGGAGAAGTGGATTTGTACGGGCGCGTGACATCGCTGTTGGAGGTGGGGACGGGATTTCATGCGGAACTCACGGGGCGCGAAAACGTCTACCTCAATGCCGCGATGTTGGGCATGCGCAAGGTGGACATCGACCATCGATTCGACGCCATCGTGGAGTTCTCCGGGACCCAGCAATTTATCGACACCCCCGTCAAACGATATTCAAGCGGCATGTACGTGCGGCTGGCTTTTTCTGTGGCGGCGCATCTTGATCCCGAAATTCTGATCGTTGATGAAGTGTTGTCGGTCGGCGACGGAGCCTTTCAGAAGAAGTGTATGGGGAAAATGGATGAGGTGCGGCGGGACGGACGGACGGTCATTCTTGTCAGTCACGATTTGCCGGTGGTGGCCAGTCTGTGCCAGCGGGCAATTCTTCTGCGCCAGGGACGGGTCGTGGGCGACGGCCAACCGCAACAGATTATCGAGCAATATATGAGCGAGGCGTTTACAGACAGCGGTACCTCCCTGGCTGATCGCACCGACCGGTACACCAAGGGCGAACTTACGGTGCAGGCGATCGCATTCCTGGACGAGAAGCTCAACCCCGTGCAGCCGGTTGTGTCCGGGCAACATCTTGTCATTCGCGTGCAGTACCGGTGCCATGTCAGAAAAGTGTTTAAGGATATGCGTGTCATGATCGTGGTCAATCGTGATGAGCGCGCGACCTGTATTTTTTCGACGGATCTTGTGAGCCGCACGCCGTTGGATCTGGAAGGCAGCGGCTACGTGGACTTTCATGTTCCACATCTGCCGTTGTGCGGCGGGCGATACTTCCTCCATGCCGCGATTGAAAACAATACCGTGACGCAAGACTGGGTTCAGTATGCGGCTGAGCTCCAAGTATTGGATGGAGACTATTATGGGACCGGCCGAATGTATCCGCATGATGGCTGGCGAGGAAAGGGTATGTTCGTCGACCACAGCTGGCGGTTCGAAAGAACCTCCTGA
- a CDS encoding ABC transporter permease gives MNELEAQRPSRLSAGAIAPVVRTPTVKIRPSRGLFHLDLESVWLYRELLLFLVWRDTKVRYKQAVIGAGWAVFQPLISMLLFTAVFSNLAKLPSDGVPYPLFAYAGLLPWNFIAQATSRSGTSLVGESHLISKVYFPRLIIPLAAASAPAVDLLCALVMMIPLMLWFGVTPGWQLLFFPIFVLMALLAALAVSLWFSALHVKFRDVGHVIPFFVQFWMFASPVVYPASLIPERWRTLYSLNPAVGVVEGFRWSLLGQRAPSFETILPSLGIVLILFVSGLVYFKRMERTFADVI, from the coding sequence ATGAATGAGTTGGAAGCGCAGCGTCCTTCGCGGTTGTCGGCGGGCGCTATCGCGCCGGTTGTTCGAACGCCGACGGTCAAAATTCGCCCCAGTCGAGGATTGTTTCATCTGGATCTGGAGTCTGTCTGGCTGTATCGGGAATTGCTGCTCTTTCTGGTCTGGCGGGATACAAAAGTCCGCTACAAACAGGCGGTTATCGGCGCAGGATGGGCGGTGTTCCAGCCGCTGATTTCAATGCTGTTATTCACTGCGGTGTTCAGCAACCTGGCCAAACTCCCGTCCGATGGGGTGCCCTATCCATTGTTCGCCTATGCGGGACTGCTTCCGTGGAATTTCATCGCGCAAGCGACTAGCCGAAGCGGCACCAGCTTGGTGGGAGAGTCGCATCTCATCAGCAAGGTCTATTTTCCTCGCTTGATCATTCCGCTGGCCGCGGCATCGGCGCCGGCGGTTGATCTCCTGTGCGCCTTGGTGATGATGATTCCGCTCATGCTATGGTTCGGGGTCACGCCAGGCTGGCAGTTGTTGTTTTTTCCTATTTTCGTCCTGATGGCGTTGCTCGCTGCCCTGGCCGTCAGTCTCTGGTTTTCGGCGCTACATGTGAAGTTTCGCGATGTCGGGCATGTCATCCCCTTTTTCGTACAGTTTTGGATGTTTGCGTCGCCCGTGGTGTATCCCGCGAGTCTCATCCCGGAACGATGGCGGACCCTCTACAGTCTGAATCCGGCGGTTGGAGTGGTAGAGGGATTTCGATGGAGCCTGCTGGGCCAACGCGCCCCCTCGTTCGAAACGATTCTCCCGAGCCTCGGCATCGTTCTGATTCTGTTCGTGAGCGGGCTTGTGTATTTTAAGCGTATGGAACGCACCTTTGCGGACGTGATCTGA
- a CDS encoding polysaccharide deacetylase family protein translates to MGISSMNPQSFVSASVRKVLGSLTHVVTAQAVLSLTFDDGPDPENTPKVLDLLEKYRAHGTFFVVGQAAATHPDIVRRIAAGGHAIGIHSWDHRAFPGLSSRQRRRQIRECERALQPYVSPLFRPPYGEQTVMSRLEAFVMGYEVVGWNLNSGDWYESQASVMGKYLLEMVTPGGIVLFHDTLYDKGAPAHGVDPEHTSWPDRQAMLGALETVLDQLCGSYRFVTVPELLQAGRPRRSFWFKPSLATA, encoded by the coding sequence ATGGGCATCAGTTCCATGAATCCTCAATCCTTTGTATCGGCCTCAGTGAGGAAAGTGTTGGGCAGCCTCACCCATGTGGTCACCGCTCAAGCGGTCCTGTCTCTGACGTTTGACGATGGGCCGGATCCTGAAAACACTCCTAAAGTCTTGGATCTCCTTGAAAAATATCGGGCACACGGCACGTTTTTTGTGGTGGGGCAAGCCGCGGCCACCCACCCAGATATAGTACGGCGGATTGCGGCGGGAGGGCACGCCATCGGCATCCATTCCTGGGATCACCGCGCATTTCCCGGACTGTCGAGCCGGCAGCGCCGTCGGCAGATCCGGGAATGCGAACGTGCGTTACAGCCATATGTCAGCCCATTGTTTCGTCCGCCATATGGTGAGCAAACCGTCATGTCGCGTCTGGAAGCATTCGTGATGGGCTACGAAGTTGTGGGATGGAATCTGAACAGCGGAGATTGGTACGAATCCCAGGCCTCGGTCATGGGAAAATACCTGTTGGAAATGGTGACGCCGGGCGGGATCGTGTTGTTCCACGACACCTTGTACGATAAGGGGGCGCCCGCTCACGGAGTCGATCCGGAACATACGTCGTGGCCAGACCGTCAAGCCATGCTCGGCGCATTGGAGACGGTCCTCGATCAGTTGTGCGGGAGCTATCGGTTTGTAACCGTGCCGGAATTGCTCCAGGCCGGACGGCCCAGGCGCTCGTTTTGGTTCAAGCCGTCGCTGGCGACCGCCTGA
- a CDS encoding glycosyltransferase: MTLSVIIPCRNAGRTIDETLDALAAQDWPGAWEVIVADNGSTDDLARVVARRMPQMPCLRLIDASGRRGASYARNAGVKAATGEGILFCDADDVPAPGWAISMEQALRAHGFVACRLEFEQLNSPAVRSARGCTQVAGLQQFRFLPFPHAGSGTLGITRALHDAVAGFDETIPICEDIDYCMRVQQNGVKLEFVPDAVLHCRLRASKKGVYTQASQYAEYEVYLYKKYGAGYLWEWWRWRKYLQAWRNLLGRMLELLRTPEGKTMFAWRLGRLMGLLKGSLRFGAAPVMVE; this comes from the coding sequence ATGACACTCAGCGTCATCATTCCGTGTCGCAATGCCGGCCGCACAATCGACGAAACGCTGGACGCGCTTGCTGCCCAGGATTGGCCAGGGGCGTGGGAAGTCATTGTCGCGGATAATGGATCGACCGACGACCTGGCGAGGGTAGTCGCCAGGCGTATGCCGCAGATGCCGTGTCTTCGCCTGATTGATGCCTCCGGACGACGAGGCGCGTCCTACGCAAGAAATGCAGGGGTCAAAGCCGCAACTGGTGAGGGGATTTTATTTTGTGATGCGGATGATGTTCCAGCGCCTGGCTGGGCCATCTCCATGGAACAGGCACTACGTGCGCACGGATTCGTCGCCTGTCGCTTGGAGTTCGAACAACTCAATAGTCCGGCGGTTCGATCGGCGCGCGGTTGCACGCAGGTCGCAGGTCTCCAACAGTTCCGGTTTTTGCCGTTCCCTCATGCAGGGTCAGGAACCCTTGGTATCACGCGGGCATTGCATGATGCAGTGGCTGGATTTGATGAAACCATTCCGATTTGTGAAGACATCGATTATTGTATGCGGGTGCAACAAAACGGGGTAAAACTGGAATTTGTCCCGGACGCGGTACTTCACTGCCGCCTCCGCGCAAGCAAGAAGGGCGTCTATACCCAAGCTTCGCAGTATGCGGAGTATGAGGTGTATCTGTATAAAAAGTATGGGGCCGGCTATCTGTGGGAATGGTGGCGCTGGCGTAAGTACTTGCAGGCTTGGCGGAACCTGCTGGGACGCATGTTGGAATTGCTTCGTACGCCCGAAGGGAAGACCATGTTCGCCTGGCGTCTCGGCCGTTTGATGGGCCTGCTGAAGGGAAGTCTCCGTTTTGGGGCCGCTCCGGTGATGGTGGAATAA